AACTAGTTAGATCTCAATCAAAAACCCACCACTCAGGGTTAAGTTCATTCCATTTCCTGTTCCCGGCTCTTTCTGCACAATTCATACAACCTCGGGGATAGGAATCCAAAGGTTTTTGAGGATTGTACAAACAGGGTTCAGCCATATTAAAAGGTACATCAGCCCTAGTAGTATAAATTCTGGTTATTTTTGATTTAGCTACTTCAAAATATCCAAGGACTAGTTCATCTTGGGCTTCTACATTGCTGATATTTCCAAATATAGTGGCAGGTGGTATATCAAAAAGAGATCCTTGGTTGTTGATCATAATTTTGATTTTTTCCCAATATTGATAAGCCTTCCTATTGATGCTCAATTGTCTGACGCTGAAAAAAAATGGAAAAAAGAATGAATTATCAACCGATCTCCGCCACATTACTTGGATTGCTTGGCGTGTGCTTGACTGGGACCCATCAAAAAGTTTCAAATTATTGGGTTCCATAAAATCATAAATAAAGCAATTGGGAGGTGGTGGCGGACACCATCCGGCACAAGGGATAATAGTTCTTTGCCACAAATGTGTTTCCTCGGCCATCCACCTTAGGAAAACAGGGTCCTCTACAGAAGAAAGATTTGAGGTAGTGGACAGGGTAAATAACTGTTCCGAAACTTCATTTTTAAATGGTTCATAAGTAAATGTAAAACTTAGGCTGTCTTCAGCAATTACAGAAGGGACTTTTTCGAAGGAAGATCTATAAATTTTGTTGTCAACTAAAACTTCCAAAGCATAACTAATATTCTCAATTGCTTTGATATTTTGTAATTCATAATTCCCGTTTCCCGCATTTAAGTAAACATGCCTTTCACCATCTTCAGTCAAAATTGCTACTTGGGCATTGATTACACCCCTAGGTTGGAACCCAAAAGATTCTGTCCTGCTTACATTTACTACATGTATTTCATCAAGATCTGTAAATAGGCCATAAATGACTAACTGTCCTTCTTCAGTCTCTCCTAAAAAATCAAGCCTATCTATACAGGAAGTGACCAAATTCAATAACAGCAAAAATGGAAGACAATAACCTAACATTACTTTAATAGAATTTCTCATTTGGAAAAGGTTACGGTGTAGGTAATGGATGGAAATACGGATCCCAAAATTGAAATTTGAAAAGGGACTAACCTTTGGTTTGTTCCTTCTCTTTGAAAGAATACGGAATAAGCATTCCTTCGACCGGTCAAATTATAAATACTGAAATTTATTTTGTCGTTCCATTTTCTGACAAAGCCATTCGTCAGATAGGAAATATCAATTCGGAAGTAGTTCGGAATGCGGAACTGATTACGCTCTCCAAAATTAGGTACAAATATGCCTCCTAAAGCATAATTCGAATTGAGGCCTGTAACCGGTCTACCAGTACTGAAATTTACATTTGTGTTGAAAGTTCTGGATTTTCCTATATGGAAATTGGTAACCAATGAAATAATGTGCGGTTTGTCAAAATTTGTAGGGAACCAATCTCCACGGTTTATCTGGATTTCACTGAATTCTGAGGTCGTCCTGATTAATGACCTGCTATAAGTATACGCTAGCCAACCTGTAATGCCACCCGTATTTTTCTGAACCATAAATTCGGCTCCATATGCTATCCCTTCACCTTGAATCAATTCTGTTTCCAAATGTTGATTTAGGAATAAATCAGCAAAATCCCTGTATTCCAATTGGTTGGCAGTATTCCTGTAAAATCCATCTATGGAAGTGGACCATTCTTTTTCTTTGAAATTTCTGAAATAGCCTAGAGAAAAGTTATGGGATCGCTGAGGAAGGATGTAGGTGGTACTCAGTTGCCATAGATCGATGGGAGAAGGACCGGTAGCATTTGAAATCGTCTGCAGGTATTGGTTCATTACTGAATATCCCCCCTTAATGGTATGGACTTCATCAAAAGTCCATCTGAATGAAACACGCGGTTCAAATCCATTGTAGCTTACAATTTTACCACTGTCTACAAAATCCACATCCTTGATGGTAAGTCTTGAAATGGGAAGCCCTTCTTCATATCTAAAAACTGAATCGGGGCCAAATTGATAATAATTGGAAAATCTGAGTCCGGCTGATATTGAAATCTGTTCAGACGGGTTCCAATCGGCTGAGATAAAGGGCGCAAATTCCAACCCCCTTTGTTTAGGAACCTCCTCTGGAATGATTCCTGATTCCGAATTATTTGGGCTCAATCTTTCGGGTTTCATTTGGTAGTGCACAGCTTCTGCACCAAATGTCAAATCTATTTTTTTCAAAGTCCAAAGTCCCGAGATTTTGCCCTGAAAATAATCTAGTCCGTTTTCTATTCTTGAAGGGTCTGTCCCTGAAGGTTCAAAAAAACCATTGTTAAATGTGCCGTAAGCAGCCATTCCAACCAATGATAAATTGTCATTCAAAAGGTTTCTGCTGGTTAGGGAGGTTACTAAATTATTCCATTCAAATCCATATTGATCAGAAAACCTGAAGTAATCGCCTGTATTCAAAAGATTAAACTCAAGACTGTTTTTATCAGAAAACTTATGGTCCAAACCAAAGTAGATATCGTGAAACCGGATTTGACTATTTTGCACATCGATTTCATCTACCCTGTTCAAGATCCAATTGGCATTTGAATTCCGTACAGCAGCTATCAATCCTGTTTTTCCAGGCTTTATTGGTCCTTCTACCATCAATTTGCTGACGGCAGTGCCCAAAGATCCTGAGTATAACCATTTCTCTTTGTTCCCTTTTCTCATCTCAATGTTCAAAGCTGAGGAACTCCTTCCTCCAAAATAACTTGGAACAGCCCCTTTGTACAAACTGAAACTCTGTAGCGCATCACCATTGAATGAAGACAAAAAACCCAATGCATGACTGTTGCTCAATACGATGGTTTCATTCATCAATATAAGGTTCTGATCTGCCTGACCGCCCCTGATATTCAATCCTGAAGATCCTTCACCTACAGACGTCACACCGGGCATGGATTGGAGCACATTGAATACATCCGGTTCTCCCATAAGGGCGGGTACCATTTTGATTTCATCAATGTTCATTTTGGTAACCCCTGTGATCGGGCTTTTAATGACTCTTTCCTTTTCTTCAGACCGCAGAGTAAACATTTCCAATTCAAATTGAAGGCCACCTAGCTGCGAATTCAAAACCCCGTCTCCATATAAATCTACCTGATAAAAGGTTGCTTTTTTTCCAAATTGTCTGAAAACAATACGATGTCGGCCTGAATCCAATAAAATAAAATACTGACCGTTTTTGTCTGAATTGATCCCGGTGAATAATCCATTGACATGAATGGCAACGCCAGGTAATAATTCTAAGTTGTTTTCATCCCTTATTTCTCCGGTGAGGATGTACTTGGCTTTTTTGTTTTCAGGTGCTGCTTTGAAAATCAATTCTGTAAATTCGCTTTGGGCCTGAATTTCAAAAAGGGGGATAAAAAAAAGCAAACAGAAAATCACTCCTGAAACAGGGCGTTTTAATTTTATTTGCTTGGAATAGGGAAAACTCATTTACAAAATTTAACTATAATTTCCGTAATAACAATTCCCCTACAATTTACATGATAAGTATATCTATCAAAACGATTTGATGTTTATGCTTTTTTGTAAGCAAGGTTAGTTATTCTGGAAAGATATTTCAGGTTAAGGTTTAAGATTGTTCAATGAAAAAATATCCCTGTCCTTATCCTTTTTTGACAGTTCCATCCTGTGTTTTCTGCGCTGAAGGTTAAAAATTGTCAAAAACCAGATTCTATCAACTTCGTTAAAGCATAAAGCAGTATTTTTCGTTTTCAAAATGATTTGCCTACCATGTTCAGGAACCATAAGCAGCTTCAGTTTTTCTTAGTATTTATTTTGGTATTTCTTTCTCTCGAGATTTTTGGGCAGGGGATAAAAGGGAAAGTAACCACGTCTGATGGGGAACCCTTACCATTTGCTTCCATCTATGTCAGGAATTTGGGTGACGGGGTGCCTACCAACCAAAACGGGGAGTATGAATTCCGTCTCAAGCCGGGCTTTTATGATGTCGTCGCGCAATACCTAGGATATGCATCAGTGCTCAAGACTGTTGAAGTGGTGGATAATTGGATTGATCTGGATTTTGAAATGAAGGAACAGGTTTATGCTTTGCAGGAAGTAGAAGTAAAGACCGGGCAGGAAGATCCTGCTCTGACCATCATGAGAAAAGCCATTTCAAAAGCAAAATACCACAGGCTTCAGGTCCAGGAATATACCATGATGGTGTACCTTAAAGGTACAGGGGAGTTGACTGACGCACCATTTTTTATGAAAAAAGAACTGGAAAAAGAAGGAGTGAAACTTAATGAAGCTTACACCTCTGAGTCTGTTTCCCAAATTTCATTCAAACAGCCCAACTCTGTGGAAGAAAAAGTCATCAGTATCCGGACCAATGGCGACAATAATCAGACTTCACCTGCGCCATATATAGCCACGAGTTTTTACAATGACAAAATCAATGAAGCAGTTTCACCATTGTCTCCCTCTGCATTTGCCTATTATAGGTTTAAGTATGAAGGTTCTTATGTGGAAAATGATGTGATGATCAACCGGATCAAAGTTACACCAAGATCGAAGGGTGAAAGGGTTTTCGAAGGGTATATTTATATCATTGAAGATCTATGGGCCATTCATAGCTTAGATCTAAAAACATCACTTCTGGGCTTTCAGATTGGAGTAAAACAATTGTACCAGCCTGTCGCAGAGAATGTCTGGATGCCCTCTACCCACACCTACACTTTCGGCGGCAAGTTTTTTGGGTTTGCAGGAGAGTTTAGATACCTGGCATCCACCCGGGATTATCAGATCACCCTCAATCCTGACCTGATTGTCGAAACCAAAATCATCGATGAGAAAATAGATGAAGTCCCCGAAGATGTGACAACCTTCAATAAAAACCTTTCCAGTCTGGAACAAATGAGTCAGGCGGATAAAATGACCAGAAAGGATTTCAGGAAATTGGTCAATGAATATGAAAAGGAAGCTAAAAAGGAAAGGGAACAGGTAGAAATCATCTCTGAAAGGATGTATACAGTAGATTCAATGGCCAAGAAAAGGGACTTAAGCTATTGGGATAGTATCAGACCAGTAAAATTGACAGAGGCAGAAATCAAAGGCTATGAAAGAGATGATAGCCTGGCAGTCATTGAAGCAGCAAAGGTAAGTGAAGTAGATAGCGTTGCCAAGAAGGCGAGAAGAGGTTTTAAACCTTTGGAGATTGTAACAGGTGGTTCCTATTCCTTTGGAAAAGGAAGGTCAGCAGGTTTTGATCCCAATCTGACCAAGCTGTCCTATAATACTGTGG
This window of the Aquiflexum balticum DSM 16537 genome carries:
- a CDS encoding DUF4249 domain-containing protein → MRNSIKVMLGYCLPFLLLLNLVTSCIDRLDFLGETEEGQLVIYGLFTDLDEIHVVNVSRTESFGFQPRGVINAQVAILTEDGERHVYLNAGNGNYELQNIKAIENISYALEVLVDNKIYRSSFEKVPSVIAEDSLSFTFTYEPFKNEVSEQLFTLSTTSNLSSVEDPVFLRWMAEETHLWQRTIIPCAGWCPPPPPNCFIYDFMEPNNLKLFDGSQSSTRQAIQVMWRRSVDNSFFFPFFFSVRQLSINRKAYQYWEKIKIMINNQGSLFDIPPATIFGNISNVEAQDELVLGYFEVAKSKITRIYTTRADVPFNMAEPCLYNPQKPLDSYPRGCMNCAERAGNRKWNELNPEWWVFD
- a CDS encoding TonB-dependent receptor, encoding MSFPYSKQIKLKRPVSGVIFCLLFFIPLFEIQAQSEFTELIFKAAPENKKAKYILTGEIRDENNLELLPGVAIHVNGLFTGINSDKNGQYFILLDSGRHRIVFRQFGKKATFYQVDLYGDGVLNSQLGGLQFELEMFTLRSEEKERVIKSPITGVTKMNIDEIKMVPALMGEPDVFNVLQSMPGVTSVGEGSSGLNIRGGQADQNLILMNETIVLSNSHALGFLSSFNGDALQSFSLYKGAVPSYFGGRSSSALNIEMRKGNKEKWLYSGSLGTAVSKLMVEGPIKPGKTGLIAAVRNSNANWILNRVDEIDVQNSQIRFHDIYFGLDHKFSDKNSLEFNLLNTGDYFRFSDQYGFEWNNLVTSLTSRNLLNDNLSLVGMAAYGTFNNGFFEPSGTDPSRIENGLDYFQGKISGLWTLKKIDLTFGAEAVHYQMKPERLSPNNSESGIIPEEVPKQRGLEFAPFISADWNPSEQISISAGLRFSNYYQFGPDSVFRYEEGLPISRLTIKDVDFVDSGKIVSYNGFEPRVSFRWTFDEVHTIKGGYSVMNQYLQTISNATGPSPIDLWQLSTTYILPQRSHNFSLGYFRNFKEKEWSTSIDGFYRNTANQLEYRDFADLFLNQHLETELIQGEGIAYGAEFMVQKNTGGITGWLAYTYSRSLIRTTSEFSEIQINRGDWFPTNFDKPHIISLVTNFHIGKSRTFNTNVNFSTGRPVTGLNSNYALGGIFVPNFGERNQFRIPNYFRIDISYLTNGFVRKWNDKINFSIYNLTGRRNAYSVFFQREGTNQRLVPFQISILGSVFPSITYTVTFSK
- a CDS encoding DUF5686 and carboxypeptidase regulatory-like domain-containing protein, producing the protein MFRNHKQLQFFLVFILVFLSLEIFGQGIKGKVTTSDGEPLPFASIYVRNLGDGVPTNQNGEYEFRLKPGFYDVVAQYLGYASVLKTVEVVDNWIDLDFEMKEQVYALQEVEVKTGQEDPALTIMRKAISKAKYHRLQVQEYTMMVYLKGTGELTDAPFFMKKELEKEGVKLNEAYTSESVSQISFKQPNSVEEKVISIRTNGDNNQTSPAPYIATSFYNDKINEAVSPLSPSAFAYYRFKYEGSYVENDVMINRIKVTPRSKGERVFEGYIYIIEDLWAIHSLDLKTSLLGFQIGVKQLYQPVAENVWMPSTHTYTFGGKFFGFAGEFRYLASTRDYQITLNPDLIVETKIIDEKIDEVPEDVTTFNKNLSSLEQMSQADKMTRKDFRKLVNEYEKEAKKEREQVEIISERMYTVDSMAKKRDLSYWDSIRPVKLTEAEIKGYERDDSLAVIEAAKVSEVDSVAKKARRGFKPLEIVTGGSYSFGKGRSAGFDPNLTKLSYNTVEGFKFGVSGFYRIEKSTKMADSVTMHRRVWTIRPEFRYGFSSQQPYGTLDIRRSVNKGRPGYTLGLSGGKYIFQFNGDNPIQEQVNMLYSLLFRQNFMKLYEQQFLKAFYSHRINDAFTYRTNVNYAYRQELENNSDVSLWNRPEREFTPNRPENIEADPMAFENHHALIWTNNVEWRPGLKYSIRNGRKNPIYESAPLVNFRYSKAFPGMFNNAMASKFDLVEASVEHFFNFGVSGKLDFNLTAGAFLNNDRVYFMDFKHFGGNRTIFANLGVASNYRFLDYYQYSTQTQYVSAIVHYQFRKFLLTQLPMLRFSGVRENIFFNYLKTENSPHYWEVGYSLDNLFRIFRVEMGAGFEGGTFQRAGMRFGIASFININFD